In one window of Zingiber officinale cultivar Zhangliang chromosome 11A, Zo_v1.1, whole genome shotgun sequence DNA:
- the LOC122031614 gene encoding uncharacterized protein LOC122031614, which produces MADGKTTLWYSCFISDMDDHDLSVISSDLHLDDTYELRVPTKQEHPASPPEGFVTIFRDQILGGLRFPIHPFISSLSEYFGVCISQLAPNFFRAVCGTIILCRVYELPLTVHLFHHFYSFKRSESGVFMVQARPDYKFFTDMPSSNKGWKSRFFFVRLPQPLVGPIQWRPDLPDNLPSHQHQPACISASEALQGILVNFSVLLLEDFLFLFGLSLVQKDIGAPFEAAMYRAYSSNVKCRSSPYLKNLGEELRQGVAASSQPGPSALHSAPTPSTIMPVATHEGTSSALPPDAALAEDPVAVEQVDLPMIGQIEEAPGEQAREVTVEQLEEMQVAFPRPADRLKLQRKRKRVTPAIQASPPRIPPSRRSSATLRPMELKATTPARESITGPEVPIASPHISVPASDRGTAPAQASSQAPTSSPDQPSLHLTDQPGSSDTPFVPPPLDALASTSRSRKKTRKKYSFTDFWHVPSSAGSGVGTETTVGAPPLTALIELEGDLATSWRSGNHKFYKNAPLGGQDQAACLMAAYAYNLQRENEALKAQLEEIELPLTPRDPLNPTPGDLAHYLRLLGESADTARDISHAAFDKIRALEAALHTSKSELASEVEKRQELAAELEKKDAQLASSQEARESLQKTLAEVQNQLASNANREKALQSQWEASHATLKAVQADLLKIQEEVSQGQEALIQAQADQKKAETQLAEYQAGEVGRLRAYRRAYVTSPFFIKKMGDIMHSMVCCGVGGGARQMLEQNMILSVPTEDFVDIGRIMDEIPDGSFPSFKDDDDLFLLPESLAEPASGPTEHIAGPTEDHPPYLDKKS; this is translated from the exons ATGGCTGATGGTAAGACCACTCTTTGGTATTCCTGCTTCATTTCGGATATGGATGACCATGACTTGTCGGTGATCAGCTCAGACCTGCATCTTGATGACACTTATGAACTCCGAGTTCCCACAAAGCAAGAGCATCCGGCTAGTCCTCCAGAAGGTTTCGTGACCATTTTTAGAGACCAAATTCTAGGAGGTCTTCGTTTTCCCATCCATCCATTCATTTCTTCTTTAAGCGAATACTTTGGCGTTTGCATTTCTCAGCTTGCTCCCAACTTCTTTAGGGCAGTTTGCGGTACCATTATTCTCTGTCGAGTATATGAGCTTCCCTTGACTGTTCATCTTTTTCACCACTTTTATTCCTTCAAACGTTCGGAGTCGGGCGTATTCATGGTACAAGCTAGGCCCGACTATAAATTCTTTACAGATATGCCTTCCTCGAACAAGGGGTGGAAGTCCCGCTTCTTCTTTGTCAGACTACCTCAACCACTGGTTGGGCCCATACAATGGCGCCCAGACCTCCCTGATAACCTTCCTTCGCACCAGCACCAGCCTGCTTGTATCTCAGCCTCCGAGGCGCTGCAAGGCATACTTGTTAACTTTTCCGTGTTGTTGTTGGAAgactttctatttttatttggGCTCAGCCTTGTTCAGAAGGACATCGGGGCTCCATTTG AAGCTGCCATGTATCGAGCCTACTCCTCTAACGTTAAGTGTCGGTCCTCcccttatttgaaaaatctaggcGAAGAGCTTAGACAGGGTGTAGCAGCTTCCTCCCAGCCTGGCCCCTCTGCTTTACATTCCGCTCCTACTCCATCTACGATTATGCCGGTGGCGACTCATGAGGGAACTTCCTCAGCACTTCCCCCAGATGCAGCTCTAGCTGAAGACCCGGTCGCTGTAGAACAAGTTGACCTACCCATGATAGGGCAGATAGAGGAAGCCCCGGGAGAACAGGCCCGGGAGGTCACCGTGGAGCAACTTGAAGAGATGCAAGTGGCATTCCCCCGACCGGCTGATCGCCTGAAACTTCAACGCAAGCGTAAGAGAGTGACTCCCGCTATTCAAGCGtcacctccacgtatcccacctaGCCGTCGCTCATCTGCTACTCTCCGTCCCATGGAACTCAAAGCAACCACTCCTGCCCGAGAGAGCATTACAGGGCCTGAAGTTCCCATCGCGTCACCTCACATATCAGTCCCGGCTTCTGATCGAGGCACAGCTCCGGCGCAGGCTTCTTCACAAGCACCAACCTCTTCTCCCGATCAGCCATCTTTACACTTAACGGACCAGCCCGGGAGCTCTGACACTCCCTTTGTCCCCCCTCCCTTGGATGCTCTCGCATCTACTTCTAGATCCCGGAAGAAAACTCGCAAGAAATACTCCTTTACTGATTTCTGGCACGTGCCTTCCTCCGCAGGCTCAGGAGTAGGCACAGAAACTACTGTTGGGGCTCCTCCTCTTACTGCTTTAATCGAATTGGAGGGAGACCTAGCGACCTCTTGGCGATCTGGCAATCACAAGTTTTATAAAAACGCTCCGCTGGGAGGGCAAGATCAAGCAGCTTGTCTGATGGCCGCT TATGCCTACAACTTGCAAAGAGAAAATGAAGCGTTGAAGGCTCAACTAGAGGAAATAGAGCTGCCCTTGACTCCTCGCGACCCACTCAACCCAACTCCTGGGGATCTGGCACACTATCTTCGCTTACTTGGAGAATCTGCTGACACTGCTCGCGATATTTCCCATGCAGCTTTTGACAAAATAAGAGCCCTGGAAGCAGCTTTGCACACCAGTAAGTCAGAGTTGGCTTCCGAGGTAGAGAAGCGTCAAGAGCTTGCGGCCGAGCTAGAAAAGAAGGATGCTCAATTGGCTAGCTCGCAAGAAGCCCGAGAGAGCCTTCAAAAGACCCTGGCAGAAGTTCAAAATCAACTGGCTTCTAACGCCAACCGGGAGAAGGCTCTTCAAAGCCAATGGGAGGCCAGCCATGCCACTCTCAAAGCTGTGCAGGCTGACCTTCTGAAGATTCAAGAGGAGGTCTCCCAAGGTCAAGAAGCCCTGATTCAAGCCCAAGCTGACCAGAAGAAAGCAGAGACACAGCTGGCCGAATATCAAGCAGGTGAAGTGGGTCGACTGAGGGCCTACAGACGAGCATATGTCACCTCCCCCTTCTTCATAAAGAAAATGGGAGATATAATGCACTCCATGGTATGTTGCGGAGTGGGTGGAGGAGCTCGTCAAATGCTGGAACAGAATATGATTTTATCTGTCCCTACGGAGGATTTTGTGGACATAGGTCGCATCATGGATGAAATTCCTGATGGGTCCTTCCCCTCTTTTAAGGATGATGACGACCTCTTTCTCTTACCCGAGTCTCTGGCTGAACCTGCTTCTGGCCCTACTGAGCATATAGCTGGCCCTACCGAAGATCATCCTCCTTATCTTGACAAAAAATCTTGA